One Chloroflexota bacterium genomic window, GGCCGGTGGCAAGTACAAAGATAAACTGGATGAAGCCCTTCGAGAGGCTAAAAGCCTGATTCGAGAGGGTTCGTAGGGCCGGGGTGACAACAACACGAAATTTGGGTCTCGATATTGGTGACCGGTGGGTCGGGGTGGCAATGAGCGACCCCCAGGGTATTCTGGCCAGCCCGCTCACCATTATCGACCGCACCGACGAGCAGTCAGCCGTCAACGCTATTCTATCCATCATCGAACAGAATCAGGTGGGAGTGGTTGTTGCTGGTCTGCCGATTTCCATGAACGGCAGCATCGGTCCGCAGGCGGAGAAAGTACAGGATTTCGTTCGGGAATTAAGCAAACATACGGAAGTACCCATTGAGTTCCGGGATGAACGCTTGACCACCGTATCAGCACAGAAGCTCATGAAAATGACCAGGAAAAGAGGCAAAGTCAGGGACGACGCCATGGCCGCCGCGCTCATCCTGCAGGGATATCTAGACGAAAAAATAGCTTGAGGGTTGACAAAAAATTTTTGTTTGTATTATAATTGTTTTGACAAAGTAATATTTAATATCATGGCACCTTTTGATAATTATTATAATGTAATAGAGGCCGGCCGGCGTCTCAAGATTCATCCTG contains:
- the ruvX gene encoding Holliday junction resolvase RuvX translates to MGDRWVGVAMSDPQGILASPLTIIDRTDEQSAVNAILSIIEQNQVGVVVAGLPISMNGSIGPQAEKVQDFVRELSKHTEVPIEFRDERLTTVSAQKLMKMTRKRGKVRDDAMAAALILQGYLDEKIA